One window of the Trifolium pratense cultivar HEN17-A07 linkage group LG2, ARS_RC_1.1, whole genome shotgun sequence genome contains the following:
- the LOC123905940 gene encoding uncharacterized protein LOC123905940: MEFLQGVHDRFSAVRSQILLMDPFPSIQRIYNIVRQEEKQQEINFRPLPAEESAALQASKVQHRTQGKRPRPYCENCNKYGHTVATCYQIHGFPNRPPKKSESSSSTPAQQLSSAQYQKLLSLLAKEDTMGSSVNLAGPSNEEDDWSG; this comes from the exons ATGGAATTTCTCCAAGGTGTCCATGACCGATTCTCGGCCGTTCGCAGTCAAATACTGCTCATGGACCCTTTTCCTTCAATTCAGCGTATTTACAACATCGTGCGCCAGGAAGAGAAACAGCAAGAAATCAATTTTCGACCTCTCCCTGCTGAGGAATCAGCGGCGCTGCAGGCTTCTAAAGTGCAACATCGCACTCAAGGCAAAAGGCCGCGTCCTTATTGTGAAAATTGCAATAAATATGGTCACACTGTTGCTACTTGCTATCAAATTCATGGCTTTCCTAATAGGCCACCAAAGAAATCCGAATCATCCTCATCTACCCCTGCGCAACAACTCTCAAGCGCACAATATCAAAAACTCCTATCCCTCTTAGCCAAAGAGGACACTATGGGGTCATCCGTGAATTTAGCAG GACCAAGCAACGAAGAAGACGATTGGTCGGGGTAG
- the LOC123905932 gene encoding putative pentatricopeptide repeat-containing protein At1g12700, mitochondrial produces MSFSLSLSRLPLLRSNNNITTSTFLHSFSSKSRFTHNDIDNDVDNAVSSFHSMLRMNPTPSIVQFAKILTYLVKTDTHFSTVISLSRQMEFNGIKPTIVTFNILINSYCHLRQINFAFSIFAKILKIGYQPSTITLNTLVKGLCLSGKIKEALHFHDHVIALGFELNQVSYRILINGLCKTGETRAALQLLRRIEGKLIKIDEKMYNIIIDSLCKNKFVKDAYALYSEMIAKKISPDVVTFSTLIYGFCVVGQLKEAFGLFHEMVLKNIMPNVYTFNILVDAFCKEGKMKEAMNLLAMMTKEGIQLNVVSYNTLMDGYCLLNQVNKAKDIFYSLAQRGVTPDVCSYNVMINGLCKIKRMDEAINLFQEMQNKKIIPDRVTYSSLIDGLCKSGRISHAWELLEEMHDRGQPANIITYNSLLHALCKIHHVDKAIALVKKIKDKGIQPDMHTYNILMDGLCKQGRFLDAQVIFHDLLIKGYNVNVWTYTIMINGLCLEGLFDEAIVLMSKMEDNGCIPNAITYETIIYALFEKDENDKAEKLLCEMIARGL; encoded by the coding sequence ATGTCGTTCTCGCTCTCACTCTCAAGGTTACCTTTACTTCGttctaataataatatcacaacTTCCACTTTCCTTCATTCCTTCTCATCTAAATCTCGATTCACTCACAATGATATTGATAATGATGTTGATAATGCTGTTTCTTCATTCCATAGCATGCTTCGTATGAATCCAACCCCATCCATTGTACAATTTGCCAAGATTTTAACTTATCTTGTTAAGACAGACACCCATTTCTCAACTGTTATTTCACTTTCTCGCCAAATGGAATTCAATGGAATTAAGCCAACTATTGTTACTTTCAATATTTTGATCAATTCTTATTGTCACTTGCGTCAAATCAATTTTGCATTTTCTATATTTGCCAAGATTCTCAAGATCGGTTATCAGCCGAGTACCATAACCTTAAATACACTTGTTAAAGGTCTATGTCTTAGCGGTAAGATTAAGGAAGCTCTGCACTTTCATGACCATGTGATTGCGCTTGGATTTGAGTTGAATCAAGTTAGTTATAGAATATTGATCAATGGGTTATGTAAAACCGGAGAAACAAGAGCAGCCTTGCAGTTGTTGAGACGaattgaaggaaaattgatCAAGATCGATGAGAAAATGTATAACATAATAATAGATAGTTTGtgcaaaaataaatttgtaaaagATGCCTATGCGTTATATTCTGAAATGATTGCAAAGAAAATTTCTCCCGATGTTGTCACTTTCAGTACCCTAATCTATGGATTTTGTGTTGTTGGTCAATTGAAAGAAGCATTTGGTTTGTTCCATGAAATGGTATTGAAAAACATCATGCCAAATGTTtatacttttaatatattggtTGATGCATTCTGCAAGGAAGGAAAGATGAAAGAAGCTATGAATTTGTTGGCTATGATGACAAAAGAAGGTATACAATTGAATGTTGTTAGTTATAATACTTTAATGGATGGGTATTGCTTACTTAATCAAGTGAACAAGGCCAAAGATATATTCTATTCTCTAGCTCAAAGGGGAGTGACTCCTGATGTTTGTTCCTATAATGTCATGATTAACGGGCTATGTAAAATTAAAAGGATGGATGAAGCCATAAATCTATTTCAAGAAATGCAAAACAAGAAGATTATTCCTGATAGAGTAACTTACAGTTctcttattgatggtttgtgcaaATCAGGGAGAATCTCTCATGCTTGGGAGCTTCTTGAAGAGATGCACGATAGAGGTCAACCTGCCAATATAATCACTTACAATTCTTTATTACATGCTTTATGTAAAATCCATCATGTTGATAAGGCAATTGCATTGGTCaagaaaattaaagacaaaGGCATTCAACCAGATATGCACACATACAATATACTCATGGATGGACTTTGCAAACAAGGGAGATTTCTGGACGCACAAGTGATTTTTCATGATCTTTTGATTAAAGGCTACAATGTAAATGTTTGGACATATACTATTATGATCAATGGTCTTTGTTTAGAGGGCTTATTTGATGAAGCTATCGTCTTGATGTCAAAAATGGAAGACAATGGTTGTATTCCTAATGCTATAACTTATGAAACCATTATTTATGCTCTCTTTGAGAAGGATGAGAATGATAAAGCAGAGAAACTTCTATGTGAAATGATTGCTAGAGGTTTATAA